The following are encoded in a window of Arthrobacter sp. OAP107 genomic DNA:
- a CDS encoding aspartate/glutamate racemase family protein: protein MTSTLRPARIGMIVPSSNTCLEPQSYRILGGRTDVTIHFTRIPVTRIALDDSSDRQFDAAVMREAAGLLATADVDVIAWNGTSGSWLGSAHDRDLALEITDATGIPATTSTLAYLEAFRAFGTERIGLFTPYTQDVNEAIIRSYERDGIKTVSHRCLGLSDNESFGRVTDDEMRPGSLELAADAPDALIYLCTNLYGANIAAEIEAGTGIPVLDSVAVTLWHCLKLAGSPLLAPRWGRLLGD, encoded by the coding sequence ATGACCTCAACCCTCCGCCCCGCCAGGATCGGCATGATCGTGCCGTCCTCCAACACCTGCCTGGAACCGCAGAGCTACCGCATCCTGGGCGGCCGCACCGACGTCACCATCCACTTCACCCGGATCCCGGTCACCCGGATCGCGCTGGACGATTCATCGGACAGGCAGTTTGACGCCGCCGTCATGCGCGAAGCCGCAGGGCTGCTGGCGACGGCGGACGTGGACGTGATCGCCTGGAACGGCACCTCGGGCTCGTGGCTGGGTTCCGCGCACGACCGCGACCTGGCCCTGGAAATCACCGACGCCACGGGCATCCCGGCCACGACGTCCACGCTCGCCTACCTGGAGGCGTTCCGGGCGTTCGGCACCGAGCGGATCGGGCTGTTCACGCCATATACACAAGACGTCAACGAGGCCATCATCAGGTCCTATGAGCGGGACGGCATCAAAACCGTCAGCCACCGCTGCCTCGGCCTGAGCGACAACGAGTCCTTCGGCCGGGTCACCGATGACGAGATGCGCCCGGGCTCCCTGGAACTCGCGGCCGACGCTCCGGACGCGCTGATCTACCTCTGCACCAACCTGTACGGCGCCAACATCGCGGCCGAAATCGAGGCGGGCACGGGGATCCCCGTCCTGGACTCGGTGGCCGTGACGCTGTGGCACTGCCTGAAACTTGCCGGCTCCCCCTTGCTCGCACCAAGGTGGGGCAGGCTCCTCGGGGACTGA